One genomic segment of Sminthopsis crassicaudata isolate SCR6 chromosome 4, ASM4859323v1, whole genome shotgun sequence includes these proteins:
- the KAT7 gene encoding histone acetyltransferase KAT7 isoform X2 → MPRRKRNAGSSSDGTEDSDFSTDIEHTDSSESDGTSRRSARVTRSSARLSQSSQDSSPVRNLQSFGSEEPAYSTRRVTRSQQQPTPVTPKKYPLRQTRSSGSETEQVVDFSDRDTKNTADHDESPPRTPTGNAPSSESDIDISSPNVSHDESIAKDMSIKDSGSDLSHRPKRRRFHESYNFNMKCPTPGCNSLGHLTGKHERHFSISGCPLYHNLSADECKAPTERQLRYKEKVAELRKKRNSGLSKEQKEKYMEHRQTYGSTREPLLENLTSEYDLDLFRRAQARASEDLEKLRLQGQITEGSNMIKTIAFGRYELDTWYHSPYPEEYARLGRLYMCEFCLKYMKSQTILRRHMAKCVWKHPPGDEIYRKGSISVFEVDGKKNKIYCQNLCLLAKLFLDHKTLYYDVEPFLFYVMTEADNTGCHLIGYFSKEKNSFLNYNVSCILTMPQYMRQGYGKMLIDFSYLLSKVEEKVGSPERPLSDLGLISYRSYWKEVLLRYLHNFQGKEISIKEISQETAVNPVDIVSTLQALQMLKYWKGKHLVLKRQDLIDEWIAKEAKRSNTNKTMDPSCLKWTPPKGT, encoded by the exons ATGCCGCGAAGGAAG AGGAATGCAGGCAGTAGTTCTGATGGAACCGAAGATTCCGATTTCTCTACAGATATTGAGCATACAGATAGTTCAGAAAGTGATGGGACATCCCGGCGATCTGCTCGAGTTACCCGATCCTCAGCCAGGCTGAGTCAGAGTTCTCAAG ATTCTAGCCCGGTTCGGAATTTGCAGTCATTTGGCTCTGAAGAGCCAGCCTATTCCACTAGAAGAGTGACCCGTAGTCAACAACAGCCCACACCTGTAACACCCAAAAAATACCCACTCCGGCAGACTCGCTCATCTGGCTCGGAAACTGAGCAAGTGGTTGATTTTTCAGATCGAG ATACTAAGAACACAGCAGATCATGATGAGTCTCCACCCCGAACTCCTACTGGCAACGCACCCTCTTCTGAGTCTGACATAGACATCTCCAGTCCCAATGTGTCCCATGATGAAAGTATTGCCAAGGACATGTCCATAAAGGATTCTGGCAGTGACCTGTCTCATCGTCCTAAGCGCCGCCGCTTCCATGAAAGCTACAATTTCAATATGAAGTGCCCAACTCCAGGCTGTAACTCTCTAG GGCATCTAACAGGGAAACATGAAAGACACTTCTCCATATCTGGATGCCCACTGTATCATAACCTTTCAGCTGATGAATGCAAg GCACCAACAGAAAGGCAGCTTCGGTATAAGGAGAAGGTGGCTGAgctcaggaagaagaggaattcTGGACTGAGCAAAGAGCAGAAGGAGAAATATATG GAGCACAGACAAACGTATGGAAGTACCCGGGAGCCTCTCCTGGAAAACCTGACCAGCGAGTATGATTTGGACCTTTTCCGAAGGGCACAAGCTCGAGCATCAGAGGATTTG GAGAAGTTGCGACTGCAGGGCCAAATCACAGAAGGCAGCAACATGATTAAAACAATTGCCTTTGGCCGATATGAGTTGGATACCTGGTACCATTCGCCCTATCCAGAAGAGTACGCACGCCTGGGACGGCTCTATATGTGCGAATTCTGTCTCAAATACATGAAGAGCCAAACAATACTTCGACGACACATG GCAAAATGTGTATGGAAACATCCACCAGGAGATGAGATCTATCGTAAAGGCTCCATTTCTGTGTTTGAAGTTGATGGCAAGAAGAATAAG ATATATTGCCAGAACCTCTGCCTGCTGGCCAAGCTTTTCCTGGACCATAAGACACTATATTATGATGTAGAGCCCTTCCTCTTCTATGTCATGACAGAAGCTGACAACACTGGCTGTCACCTGATTGGATACTTTTCCAAG GAAAAGAATTCATTCCTCAATTACAATGTTTCCTGCATCCTCACCATGCCTCAGTACATGCGACAAGGCTATGGCAAGATGCTCATTGACTTCA GTTATTTGCTTTCCAAAGTAGAAGAAAAGGTTGGCTCTCCAGAACGCCCATTGTCTGATTTGGGCCTCATCAGCTACCGGAGTTACTGGAAAGAAGTGCTGCTAAGATATTTGCATAATTTTCAAGGCAAAGAAATTTCTATTAAAG AAATCAGCCAGGAGACTGCAGTGAATCCTGTGGACATTGTCAGTACCCTTCAGGCCCTTCAGATGCTCAAGTATTGGAAAGGGAAACACCTGGTTCTAAAAAGACAG GACTTGATCGATGAGTGGATAGCCAAAGAGGCAAAGAGATCCAACACCAATAAGACCATGGATCCCAGCTGTTTGAAATGGACCCCTCCCAAAGGAACTTAA
- the KAT7 gene encoding histone acetyltransferase KAT7 isoform X1: MPRRKRNAGSSSDGTEDSDFSTDIEHTDSSESDGTSRRSARVTRSSARLSQSSQDSSPVRNLQSFGSEEPAYSTRRVTRSQQQPTPVTPKKYPLRQTRSSGSETEQVVDFSDRDTKNTADHDESPPRTPTGNAPSSESDIDISSPNVSHDESIAKDMSIKDSGSDLSHRPKRRRFHESYNFNMKCPTPGCNSLGHLTGKHERHFSISGCPLYHNLSADECKVRAQSRDKQIEERMLSHRQDDNNRHATRHQAPTERQLRYKEKVAELRKKRNSGLSKEQKEKYMEHRQTYGSTREPLLENLTSEYDLDLFRRAQARASEDLEKLRLQGQITEGSNMIKTIAFGRYELDTWYHSPYPEEYARLGRLYMCEFCLKYMKSQTILRRHMAKCVWKHPPGDEIYRKGSISVFEVDGKKNKIYCQNLCLLAKLFLDHKTLYYDVEPFLFYVMTEADNTGCHLIGYFSKEKNSFLNYNVSCILTMPQYMRQGYGKMLIDFSYLLSKVEEKVGSPERPLSDLGLISYRSYWKEVLLRYLHNFQGKEISIKEISQETAVNPVDIVSTLQALQMLKYWKGKHLVLKRQDLIDEWIAKEAKRSNTNKTMDPSCLKWTPPKGT, encoded by the exons ATGCCGCGAAGGAAG AGGAATGCAGGCAGTAGTTCTGATGGAACCGAAGATTCCGATTTCTCTACAGATATTGAGCATACAGATAGTTCAGAAAGTGATGGGACATCCCGGCGATCTGCTCGAGTTACCCGATCCTCAGCCAGGCTGAGTCAGAGTTCTCAAG ATTCTAGCCCGGTTCGGAATTTGCAGTCATTTGGCTCTGAAGAGCCAGCCTATTCCACTAGAAGAGTGACCCGTAGTCAACAACAGCCCACACCTGTAACACCCAAAAAATACCCACTCCGGCAGACTCGCTCATCTGGCTCGGAAACTGAGCAAGTGGTTGATTTTTCAGATCGAG ATACTAAGAACACAGCAGATCATGATGAGTCTCCACCCCGAACTCCTACTGGCAACGCACCCTCTTCTGAGTCTGACATAGACATCTCCAGTCCCAATGTGTCCCATGATGAAAGTATTGCCAAGGACATGTCCATAAAGGATTCTGGCAGTGACCTGTCTCATCGTCCTAAGCGCCGCCGCTTCCATGAAAGCTACAATTTCAATATGAAGTGCCCAACTCCAGGCTGTAACTCTCTAG GGCATCTAACAGGGAAACATGAAAGACACTTCTCCATATCTGGATGCCCACTGTATCATAACCTTTCAGCTGATGAATGCAAg gTAAGAGCACAGAGCAGGGATAAGCAGATAGAAGAGAGAATGCTATCCCACAGGCAAGATGACAACAATAGGCATGCAACCAGGCACCAG GCACCAACAGAAAGGCAGCTTCGGTATAAGGAGAAGGTGGCTGAgctcaggaagaagaggaattcTGGACTGAGCAAAGAGCAGAAGGAGAAATATATG GAGCACAGACAAACGTATGGAAGTACCCGGGAGCCTCTCCTGGAAAACCTGACCAGCGAGTATGATTTGGACCTTTTCCGAAGGGCACAAGCTCGAGCATCAGAGGATTTG GAGAAGTTGCGACTGCAGGGCCAAATCACAGAAGGCAGCAACATGATTAAAACAATTGCCTTTGGCCGATATGAGTTGGATACCTGGTACCATTCGCCCTATCCAGAAGAGTACGCACGCCTGGGACGGCTCTATATGTGCGAATTCTGTCTCAAATACATGAAGAGCCAAACAATACTTCGACGACACATG GCAAAATGTGTATGGAAACATCCACCAGGAGATGAGATCTATCGTAAAGGCTCCATTTCTGTGTTTGAAGTTGATGGCAAGAAGAATAAG ATATATTGCCAGAACCTCTGCCTGCTGGCCAAGCTTTTCCTGGACCATAAGACACTATATTATGATGTAGAGCCCTTCCTCTTCTATGTCATGACAGAAGCTGACAACACTGGCTGTCACCTGATTGGATACTTTTCCAAG GAAAAGAATTCATTCCTCAATTACAATGTTTCCTGCATCCTCACCATGCCTCAGTACATGCGACAAGGCTATGGCAAGATGCTCATTGACTTCA GTTATTTGCTTTCCAAAGTAGAAGAAAAGGTTGGCTCTCCAGAACGCCCATTGTCTGATTTGGGCCTCATCAGCTACCGGAGTTACTGGAAAGAAGTGCTGCTAAGATATTTGCATAATTTTCAAGGCAAAGAAATTTCTATTAAAG AAATCAGCCAGGAGACTGCAGTGAATCCTGTGGACATTGTCAGTACCCTTCAGGCCCTTCAGATGCTCAAGTATTGGAAAGGGAAACACCTGGTTCTAAAAAGACAG GACTTGATCGATGAGTGGATAGCCAAAGAGGCAAAGAGATCCAACACCAATAAGACCATGGATCCCAGCTGTTTGAAATGGACCCCTCCCAAAGGAACTTAA